The following are encoded together in the Humulus lupulus chromosome 5, drHumLupu1.1, whole genome shotgun sequence genome:
- the LOC133777655 gene encoding xyloglucan galactosyltransferase XLT2, protein MKILSPSNPNKLHQRTPFLLLSFCIEQRNSHHNPNFHLHFFRSILPGKFPNHPHLSPYLMLSHSGLPSPETLTNNKKHNKPPELISLKSNSLNSVLLPSNHPRTCLLFVILSVQVILLLTIRSLPFPRHHFAPPYDATASVQIATDKEEQCCSGRIFVYDLPETLNREILASCDNLNPWSSRCDALSNQGFGQRATALSGLVPGNLAPAWYWTDQFVSEVVFHNRIMNHKCRVMEPESATAFYIPFYAGLAVGKYLWSNTSTAKDRDHHCEMMLRWLQDQPYYQRSKGWDHFITMGRITWDFRRSKDKDWGSSCIYLPGMRNITRLLIERNPWDYFDIGVPYPTGFHPRSDSDVVEWQSFVRNRKRTTLFSFAGATRGAIRNDFRGLLLSHCKSESAACRVVNCAGSRCSNGTSAILEGFLDSEFCLQPRGDSFTRRSIFDCMVAGSIPVFFWKRTAYFQYEWFLPSEPESYSVYIDRNAVKNGTSSVRQVLEKYSKEEVSKMREKVIEYIPKFLYAEPREGLETVKDAFDIAIDGVFRRFKEQEEWGYKWK, encoded by the coding sequence ATGAAAATTCTCAGCCCCTCTAACCCAAACAAACTCCACCAACGCACTccatttcttcttctctctttctgTATCGAACAACGAAATAGTCACCACAACCCTAACTTTCACCTCCATTTTTTCCGGTCAATATTGCCGGGAAAATTTCCCAACCATCCACATCTTTCTCCCTATCTGATGCTTTCCCACTCTGGCCTTCCCTCTCCTGAAACCCTCACCAACAATAAAAAGCACAATAAACCCCCGGAATTGATATCGCTCAAATCTAACTCACTCAACTCAGTCCTCCTACCCTCTAACCATCCCCGAACATGCCTCCTCTTCGTAATTCTCTCTGTCCAGGTTATCCTCCTTCTCACTATTCGTTCCCTTCCTTTTCCTCGCCATCACTTTGCCCCTCCGTACGACGCCACTGCTTCGGTCCAAATCGCCACCGACAAGGAAGAGCAATGCTGTTCCGGTCGGATCTTCGTCTACGACTTGCCTGAGACTTTGAACAGGGAGATTCTCGCCAGCTGTGATAACTTGAATCCATGGAGCTCTAGGTGCGACGCTTTGTCGAACCAAGGGTTTGGCCAACGAGCCACCGCGTTATCGGGACTCGTGCCGGGGAACCTGGCCCCGGCGTGGTACTGGACTGACCAGTTTGTTTCGGAGGTTGTTTTCCATAATCGGATCATGAACCATAAGTGTCGGGTCATGGAGCCCGAATCCGCTACGGCGTTTTACATACCGTTTTACGCTGGTCTCGCCGTGGGGAAATATCTTTGGTCTAATACCAGCACTGCCAAGGACCGCGATCACCATTGCGAGATGATGCTGAGGTGGCTCCAGGATCAGCCGTATTATCAGCGATCAAAGGGCTGGGACCATTTCATCACGATGGGTCGGATCACGTGGGATTTCAGGCGGTCCAAGGACAAAGATTGGGGTTCGAGCTGCATTTACTTGCCAGGGATGCGTAACATCACGCGTCTTCTGATTGAGCGTAACCCGTGGGACTATTTCGACATTGGTGTCCCTTACCCCACCGGATTCCACCCCAGATCAGACTCCGACGTTGTCGAATGGCAGAGCTTCGTCCGTAACCGTAAACGGACCACTCTTTTCTCCTTCGCTGGGGCGACACGAGGCGCAATCAGGAACGATTTCCGGGGACTGCTACTGAGTCACTGCAAGAGCGAGTCGGCCGCGTGCCGAGTTGTGAACTGTGCCGGCTCGCGTTGCTCGAACGGCACGTCTGCGATTCTCGAAGGGTTTCTGGACTCGGAGTTTTGCCTTCAGCCGAGGGGTGATAGCTTCACCCGCAGGTCAATTTTCGACTGCATGGTGGCCGGTTCAATCCCGGTTTTTTTCTGGAAACGAACAGCTTATTTTCAGTACGAGTGGTTCTTACCAAGTGAACCGGAAAGTTACTCGGTTTACATAGACCGAAACGCGGTAAAAAATGGCACATCTTCGGTAAGGCAAGTCCTCGAAAAGTACAGTAAAGAAGAGGTCAGTAAAATGAGGGAAAAAGTCATTGAATACATCCCCAAATTTCTATACGCCGAACCCCGAGAAGGTTTGGAGACCGTTAAAGACGCATTTGACATCGCCATTGATGGTGTCTTCAGAAGGTTTAAGGAGCAAGAGGAGTGGGGATACAAGTGGAAATGA